The following nucleotide sequence is from Simkaniaceae bacterium.
CCCCATGGCTAAAGCCAGGGGATTCCTAATTCACAGAGAACAGCTTTGCAACAAATTATTGTTACCGAGTCTTCCACTCTCTCCAAAGGCTAACCCCGCCAGCCCGACGGTTAAAATATTCTTAGCTGCGTTGATATCTCTATCGAGCGTTTTCTTACAAGAAGGACACTCCCAGATTCTATCACTTAAGCTTAATCCATTAT
It contains:
- a CDS encoding transposase, with the protein product NGLSLSDRIWECPSCKKTLDRDINAAKNILTVGLAGLAFGESGRLGNNNLLQSCSL